A genome region from Alicyclobacillus acidocaldarius subsp. acidocaldarius DSM 446 includes the following:
- a CDS encoding extracellular solute-binding protein produces the protein MRMSKRSTWGGAIAGLMLVATGCGTPAPAQNATGGAASAAPSKPVPLSVFYAGSMTHVMEQVIRPRVDQVLHMDFQGEGAGSAELAHMITSKLANPDVFISASPAVDVNDLMGASNGNAARWYATLATDELVIAYSPKSKEAGDFKLAAEGKLPWYKVLEMPGVRFGRTDPKLDPKGVNTILMMKLAEAYYHQPNLEKTILGSDENPSQVFPEEDLIAQLTSGQMDAVIAYKHEAIEWHMPYITLPSAINLGDPALAKEYAKVSWTPNGGGKTVKGAPILFTITVLTHAPHPEQAAAFVRYMTVGQGHQILMQDGFTPTPIRFYGDLRSVPASLRSIAERS, from the coding sequence ATGAGGATGTCGAAGCGTTCCACATGGGGCGGCGCAATTGCCGGTCTGATGCTCGTGGCCACGGGGTGTGGCACGCCGGCGCCCGCTCAGAATGCCACAGGCGGGGCCGCCTCCGCAGCGCCATCGAAGCCGGTGCCGCTATCCGTGTTTTACGCGGGCTCCATGACGCACGTGATGGAACAGGTGATTCGACCGCGGGTGGATCAGGTGCTGCACATGGATTTTCAAGGCGAAGGGGCTGGCTCGGCAGAACTCGCCCACATGATCACGTCCAAACTGGCGAACCCAGACGTGTTCATCAGCGCCTCTCCGGCTGTCGACGTGAACGATCTCATGGGCGCGTCGAACGGCAACGCCGCGCGCTGGTACGCGACCCTTGCGACGGATGAATTGGTGATCGCCTATTCGCCAAAGAGCAAGGAGGCGGGCGACTTCAAGCTCGCGGCGGAAGGCAAGCTGCCTTGGTACAAGGTTCTGGAAATGCCCGGTGTACGATTTGGTCGGACAGACCCCAAGCTGGACCCGAAGGGCGTCAATACCATTCTCATGATGAAGCTGGCGGAGGCGTACTACCATCAACCGAACCTGGAGAAAACCATTCTCGGAAGCGACGAAAACCCGTCTCAGGTGTTCCCAGAAGAAGATCTCATCGCGCAACTGACCAGCGGACAGATGGACGCCGTGATCGCCTACAAACACGAGGCCATCGAGTGGCATATGCCGTACATCACCCTGCCGAGCGCCATCAACTTGGGCGATCCGGCCCTCGCCAAGGAGTACGCCAAGGTCTCGTGGACGCCCAATGGCGGAGGAAAGACGGTGAAAGGTGCGCCCATTCTCTTCACCATCACCGTGCTCACCCATGCCCCACACCCCGAGCAGGCGGCCGCATTCGTCCGTTACATGACCGTGGGACAAGGCCATCAGATCCTGATGCAGGACGGCTTCACCCCGACGCCCATCCGGTTCTACGGCGACCTTCGAAGCGTGCCGGCCAGCCTGCGATCCATCGCGGAGCGCTCGTGA
- a CDS encoding ABC transporter permease subunit has translation MLRSLRTSALYAAGAMSVAYALWPIVRLAADAPPGAIVQAWRQPELLQAAATSLMSAAVSTALSVVLGVPAAFLLVRFRFPGKWLLETLLLLPLVLPPIVGGVALMDVFGPYTAIGSFAAAHHLPLTLSMAGIVLAQWYVTSPFLVFTSRAGFAEVPKELYEAFRLEGADGWTTFWRLYVPLATGSILAGMALTFARALGEFGATMLMAYHPYSLPVYIWVQFTVGGVPSMVPIASGIVMALVFGVALVRLVGSRFIRRG, from the coding sequence ATGTTGCGGAGCCTGAGAACGTCAGCGCTGTACGCCGCGGGTGCCATGTCCGTGGCGTACGCGCTCTGGCCCATCGTTCGGCTCGCCGCCGACGCACCTCCCGGCGCCATCGTACAGGCGTGGCGCCAGCCGGAACTGCTGCAGGCCGCGGCCACGTCCCTGATGAGCGCCGCCGTTTCGACGGCGCTGTCCGTGGTCCTTGGCGTGCCTGCGGCGTTCCTGTTGGTCAGGTTTCGCTTTCCGGGCAAGTGGTTGCTCGAAACCCTGCTGCTTCTGCCGCTCGTGCTCCCGCCCATCGTCGGCGGCGTGGCCCTCATGGATGTGTTTGGACCCTACACGGCCATCGGAAGCTTCGCAGCGGCGCACCACCTGCCGCTCACCCTGTCCATGGCCGGGATCGTACTGGCGCAGTGGTATGTCACGAGCCCGTTTCTCGTGTTCACGTCGCGCGCGGGGTTCGCAGAGGTTCCCAAGGAGTTGTACGAGGCCTTTCGCCTCGAGGGGGCGGATGGTTGGACGACGTTTTGGCGGCTGTACGTGCCGCTCGCGACGGGCTCCATCCTGGCAGGCATGGCGCTGACCTTCGCGCGCGCCCTCGGCGAGTTTGGCGCCACGATGCTCATGGCGTATCACCCGTACAGCCTGCCCGTGTACATCTGGGTTCAATTCACGGTAGGCGGCGTGCCAAGCATGGTGCCCATTGCGTCCGGCATCGTGATGGCGCTCGTCTTCGGGGTGGCGCTGGTCCGACTGGTGGGCTCCAGATTCATCCGCAGAGGCTGA
- a CDS encoding peroxiredoxin, translating to MSMSEVNTLPRLNEPAPDFEANTTHGKIKLSDLRGKWVVLFSHPADFTPVCSTEFGAFARRYEEFEKRNVQLIGLSIDSVQSHLAWVHDLEKAFGLKIPFPVIADLDMKVANLYGMIHPAANNTSTVRTVFFIDDKGILRAMIYYPMNVGRNISEILRVIDALQTADKNGVSCPADWQPGDPVVVPAPATLDAIESEEEAAAKGLEYKTWYLRMKKI from the coding sequence ATGAGCATGTCCGAAGTGAACACGCTGCCTCGCCTCAACGAGCCTGCTCCGGATTTCGAGGCCAACACCACGCATGGGAAGATCAAGCTGAGCGACCTGCGCGGAAAATGGGTGGTGCTGTTCTCGCACCCGGCGGACTTCACGCCCGTCTGCTCGACGGAATTCGGCGCGTTCGCTCGCCGCTACGAGGAGTTTGAGAAGCGGAACGTCCAACTCATCGGGCTCTCCATCGACAGCGTGCAGTCGCATCTCGCCTGGGTGCACGACTTGGAGAAGGCGTTCGGCCTCAAGATCCCCTTCCCGGTCATCGCTGACCTGGACATGAAGGTCGCGAACCTGTACGGGATGATCCATCCGGCGGCCAACAACACGTCGACGGTTCGCACCGTGTTCTTCATTGACGACAAGGGCATTCTCCGCGCCATGATCTACTATCCGATGAACGTCGGCCGCAACATCTCGGAGATCCTGCGGGTCATCGATGCGCTTCAGACGGCCGACAAAAACGGCGTGTCCTGCCCGGCCGACTGGCAGCCCGGAGATCCGGTCGTGGTGCCTGCGCCTGCGACGCTCGATGCCATCGAGAGCGAGGAAGAGGCGGCGGCCAAAGGGCTCGAGTACAAGACCTGGTATCTGCGCATGAAGAAAATCTAA
- a CDS encoding Rrf2 family transcriptional regulator has product MNLTLFTDYALRVLIYTANQPDGRLVQVDEIARVYGISRNHLTKAVHRLGQMGYLETVRGRGGGMRLAMPPNDIRIGDVVRAMEDDFAVVGCFANDSCVLLPGCKLRRALGEAVDAFLETLNQYTLADIAVSAAAAFRAT; this is encoded by the coding sequence GTGAACCTGACCTTGTTCACGGATTATGCGCTGCGCGTGTTGATCTACACCGCCAATCAACCGGATGGAAGACTTGTGCAGGTAGACGAGATCGCGCGGGTCTACGGAATTTCGCGCAATCACTTGACGAAGGCGGTCCACCGGCTCGGCCAGATGGGGTATCTGGAGACCGTGCGCGGTCGTGGAGGCGGCATGCGGCTGGCGATGCCACCGAACGACATTCGAATCGGCGACGTGGTCCGCGCGATGGAAGACGACTTCGCCGTGGTGGGGTGCTTCGCGAACGACAGCTGCGTACTTCTTCCAGGTTGCAAGCTGCGGCGCGCGCTTGGCGAAGCCGTTGACGCCTTCCTGGAGACGTTAAATCAATACACGCTCGCGGACATCGCGGTGAGCGCGGCGGCCGCCTTTCGCGCAACCTAG
- a CDS encoding DUF1722 domain-containing protein, translating to MSLSQLYQGCEALWRDTKYAVMARNYAHVRELSASLRQARGDEQALRAWLYRLKCVEQEPMTLPALRNTAYHLLGYWKDRLPPEERRRLAQRALDDPAGVIAELGDRVRRDGLVYLATSYVFRDEPWNEAVFRYQGSVYRMTVDAQEALAAGDPSKVFIRIQSLGDEPGRAT from the coding sequence GTGTCGCTTTCACAGCTGTATCAAGGGTGTGAAGCGCTGTGGCGCGATACCAAATATGCCGTCATGGCGCGAAACTACGCGCACGTGCGCGAGTTGTCGGCGTCATTGCGCCAAGCGCGCGGCGATGAGCAGGCCCTCCGCGCTTGGCTGTATCGCCTGAAGTGCGTGGAACAGGAACCCATGACCCTTCCTGCGCTTCGCAACACGGCCTATCATCTGCTCGGCTATTGGAAGGATCGGTTGCCGCCCGAGGAGCGGCGGAGGCTCGCGCAACGAGCGTTGGACGATCCGGCGGGTGTGATCGCAGAACTCGGCGATCGCGTCCGCCGCGACGGACTCGTGTATTTGGCGACGTCCTACGTGTTTCGCGACGAGCCCTGGAACGAAGCTGTGTTTCGCTACCAAGGAAGCGTGTATCGGATGACCGTCGATGCGCAGGAGGCGTTGGCGGCGGGCGATCCGTCGAAGGTGTTCATCCGTATTCAATCGTTGGGAGACGAGCCTGGACGAGCGACGTGA